From the genome of Pseudomonas sp. Teo4, one region includes:
- a CDS encoding alpha/beta hydrolase, whose translation MIRTLMMWLTALMLAGLGTTYAAPVTLDGTEQWTLKSAEDREYRIMVSLPEGDVPWTGGYPVIYLLDGNAYFPAFHAAKRAQDRLRGSIIVAIGYPSDTPLDFERRAFDLSPPQPPERNTPPQGGQDLFLDFIEKRLMPKVNARFKVDQDQRSLVGHSFGGMFGVYALFTRPQLFQHVVALSPSLWWRDRYLMPHEREFTQRAHASEIDLTHRSLTLIIGDREMPQEIQDARSLQRRLEALSQYGLRSDFQVEPGEDHMSLPFRVSARVLDELISTRRY comes from the coding sequence ATGATCCGCACATTGATGATGTGGCTGACGGCCTTGATGCTGGCCGGCCTGGGCACAACCTACGCCGCGCCGGTGACACTGGACGGTACCGAACAATGGACGTTGAAAAGCGCCGAAGACCGCGAGTACCGCATCATGGTCAGCCTGCCGGAGGGCGACGTGCCCTGGACCGGCGGCTACCCGGTGATCTACCTGCTCGACGGCAATGCCTACTTTCCGGCCTTCCACGCCGCCAAGCGCGCCCAGGACCGCTTGCGCGGCTCGATCATCGTGGCCATCGGCTACCCCAGCGACACGCCCCTGGACTTCGAACGTCGCGCCTTCGACCTGTCGCCGCCACAACCGCCTGAGCGCAACACCCCGCCGCAAGGGGGGCAGGACCTGTTCCTGGACTTCATCGAGAAGCGCCTGATGCCCAAGGTCAATGCACGGTTCAAGGTCGACCAGGACCAACGCAGCCTGGTGGGGCATTCCTTCGGCGGCATGTTCGGGGTGTATGCCCTGTTCACCCGGCCGCAGCTGTTCCAGCATGTAGTTGCGCTGAGCCCCAGCCTGTGGTGGCGCGACCGTTACCTGATGCCCCATGAGCGTGAGTTCACCCAACGCGCCCATGCTAGCGAAATCGACCTGACCCACCGCAGCCTCACGCTGATCATCGGCGACCGCGAAATGCCGCAGGAAATTCAGGACGCGCGGTCGTTGCAGCGGCGTCTGGAGGCCTTGTCGCAGTATGGGCTGCGAAGTGATTTCCAGGTCGAACCAGGAGAGGACCACATGTCGCTGCCGTTCCGCGTATCGGCACGGGTGCTGGATGAGTTGATCAGTACGCGGCGTTATTGA
- the gcvT gene encoding glycine cleavage system aminomethyltransferase GcvT, which translates to MSTEQLLHTPLHALHLELGARMVPFAGYAMPVQYPLGVLKEHLHTREQAGLFDVSHMGQIRLRGAAAAKALEALVPVDIIDLPVGMQRYALFTNEDGGILDDLMVANLGDDELFLVVNAACKDQDLTHLRQHLEGQCEVESLFDSRALLALQGPAAAKVLGRLASQVGSMTFMQFAQVKLLGVDCYVSRSGYTGEDGYEISVPVDAAQMLARALLAEPEVEAIGLGARDSLRLEAGLCLYGHDMEPRTTPIEASLTWAISKARRADGVRAGGFPGAERIFAQQRDGVASKRVGLLPKERVPVREGALIVDAQEQVIGRVTSGGFGPSLGGPLAMGYVQSAFAALETEVFAQVRGKLVPMHVVRTPFVAQRYYRG; encoded by the coding sequence ATGTCCACAGAACAACTGCTACACACTCCCTTGCATGCCCTGCACCTTGAACTGGGCGCGCGCATGGTGCCCTTTGCCGGTTACGCCATGCCGGTCCAGTACCCGCTCGGTGTGCTCAAGGAACACCTGCACACGCGCGAGCAGGCCGGCCTGTTCGACGTCTCGCACATGGGGCAGATTCGCCTGCGCGGCGCCGCTGCCGCCAAGGCGCTGGAAGCGCTGGTGCCGGTCGACATCATCGACTTGCCGGTGGGCATGCAGCGCTATGCGCTGTTCACCAATGAAGACGGCGGCATCCTCGACGACCTGATGGTCGCCAACCTGGGCGATGACGAGTTGTTTCTGGTCGTGAACGCCGCCTGCAAGGACCAGGACCTGACCCACCTTCGCCAGCATCTGGAAGGGCAGTGCGAGGTTGAGTCGCTGTTCGACAGCCGCGCCTTGCTCGCTCTGCAGGGGCCGGCGGCGGCCAAGGTCCTCGGGCGTTTGGCGTCCCAGGTCGGCAGCATGACGTTCATGCAGTTCGCCCAAGTGAAGCTGCTGGGGGTGGACTGCTACGTCAGCCGCTCGGGCTACACCGGTGAGGACGGCTATGAAATCTCCGTGCCAGTGGACGCTGCGCAAATGCTCGCCCGTGCGCTGCTGGCCGAGCCCGAAGTCGAGGCCATCGGCCTGGGCGCCCGTGATTCGCTGCGCCTGGAGGCGGGTCTCTGCCTGTACGGGCATGACATGGAGCCACGTACCACGCCGATCGAAGCCAGCCTGACCTGGGCGATTTCCAAGGCTCGGCGTGCGGACGGTGTGCGTGCCGGTGGCTTCCCAGGTGCCGAACGCATCTTTGCCCAACAGCGCGACGGCGTGGCCAGCAAGCGCGTGGGCCTGCTGCCCAAGGAGCGCGTGCCGGTGCGTGAAGGGGCGTTGATCGTTGATGCCCAGGAACAGGTGATCGGCCGTGTCACCAGCGGTGGTTTCGGCCCGAGCCTGGGCGGGCCGTTGGCGATGGGCTACGTGCAGAGCGCGTTTGCGGCGCTGGAAACGGAAGTCTTCGCCCAGGTGCGCGGCAAGCTCGTGCCGATGCACGTGGTGCGCACACCGTTCGTGGCGCAACGTTACTACCGTGGCTGA
- the lipA gene encoding lipoyl synthase — MNETQTVATRPQPLQAGVKLRGAEKVARIPVKILPTEEVPRKPDWIRVEIATSPEVARVKALLRKHKLHSVCEEAACPNLGECFSGGTATFMIMGDICTRRCPFCDVGHGRPKPLDVDEPKNLAIAIADLGLKYVVITSVDRDDLRDGGAQHFVDCLREIRKLSPGIQLETLVPDYRGRMDVALAITEQEPPDVFNHNLETVPRLYRAARPGSDFEWSLDLLQQFKQRIPGVPTKSGLMLGLGETDAEVIEVMQRMREHQVDMLTLGQYLQPSRSHLPVQRFVHPDTFAWFAEQGLAMGFRNVASGPLVRSSYHADRQAGQVQG; from the coding sequence ATGAATGAAACCCAGACTGTCGCCACGCGCCCGCAGCCCCTGCAGGCCGGGGTGAAACTGCGCGGTGCCGAGAAGGTGGCGCGCATCCCGGTGAAGATCCTGCCCACCGAGGAAGTACCCCGTAAACCCGACTGGATCCGCGTCGAGATTGCCACCTCGCCCGAGGTGGCACGGGTCAAGGCACTGCTGCGCAAGCACAAGCTGCACAGCGTCTGCGAGGAAGCCGCTTGCCCGAACCTGGGCGAGTGTTTCTCGGGGGGGACGGCGACGTTCATGATCATGGGCGATATCTGCACCCGACGCTGCCCGTTCTGCGATGTCGGCCATGGTAGGCCCAAACCGTTGGACGTCGATGAGCCGAAGAACCTGGCCATCGCCATTGCCGACCTGGGCCTGAAGTACGTGGTGATCACCTCGGTGGACCGTGACGACCTGCGCGATGGCGGCGCCCAGCACTTCGTCGATTGCCTGCGCGAGATCCGCAAGCTGTCGCCGGGCATTCAGCTGGAAACCCTGGTGCCGGACTACCGGGGGCGCATGGACGTGGCCCTGGCCATCACCGAACAGGAGCCGCCGGATGTGTTCAACCACAACCTGGAAACCGTGCCGCGCCTGTACCGGGCGGCACGGCCGGGTTCGGACTTTGAATGGTCGCTGGACCTGCTTCAGCAGTTCAAGCAACGCATTCCGGGGGTGCCGACCAAGTCCGGGTTGATGCTTGGCCTGGGCGAGACCGACGCGGAGGTGATCGAGGTGATGCAGCGCATGCGCGAGCATCAGGTCGACATGCTGACCTTGGGGCAGTACCTGCAACCTTCGCGCAGCCATTTACCGGTGCAGCGCTTCGTGCACCCGGACACCTTTGCCTGGTTTGCCGAACAAGGTTTGGCGATGGGCTTCAGGAACGTCGCGTCCGGGCCGCTGGTGCGTTCGTCTTACCATGCCGACCGACAAGCCGGGCAGGTGCAAGGCTAG
- the glyA gene encoding serine hydroxymethyltransferase — protein sequence MFIKSLTLSDFDPALSEAIHREVQRQEDHIELIASENYTSPQVMQAQGTELTNKYAEGYPGKRYYGGCEHVDVVEQLAIDRAKQLFGAAYANVQPHSGSQANAAVYLALLQAGDTILGMSLAHGGHLTHGAKVSASGKLYNAVQYGIDDHGLIDYDEVERLAVEHQPKMIVAGFSAYSQVLDFPRFRQIADKVGAYLFVDMAHVAGLVAAGLYPNPLPYADVVTTTTHKTLRGPRGGLILANADAELEKKLNAAVFPGGQGGPLMHVIAAKAVCFKEALEPGFKDYQQQVINNAQAMAQVFKQRGFDVVSGGTENHLFLVSLIRQGITGKDADAALGRAHITVNKNAVPNDPQSPFVTSGLRIGTPAVTTRGLKEPECRALATWICDILDHLGDADVEAQVARSVAKLCAEHPVYRG from the coding sequence ATGTTCATTAAAAGCCTCACCCTGTCCGACTTCGACCCAGCACTGTCCGAGGCCATCCACCGCGAAGTGCAGCGTCAGGAAGACCACATCGAGCTGATCGCCTCGGAAAACTACACCAGCCCGCAAGTGATGCAGGCTCAGGGCACCGAGCTGACCAACAAGTACGCCGAAGGTTACCCGGGCAAGCGCTACTACGGTGGTTGCGAGCATGTCGATGTGGTTGAGCAACTGGCCATCGACCGCGCCAAGCAGCTGTTCGGCGCAGCTTACGCCAACGTCCAGCCGCATTCCGGTTCGCAGGCCAATGCGGCGGTGTACCTGGCGCTGCTGCAGGCCGGCGACACCATTCTGGGCATGAGCCTGGCCCACGGCGGCCACCTGACCCACGGCGCCAAGGTCAGTGCCTCCGGCAAGTTGTACAACGCCGTGCAATACGGCATCGATGACCATGGCCTGATCGACTACGACGAAGTCGAGCGCCTGGCCGTTGAGCACCAGCCGAAAATGATCGTCGCCGGATTCTCCGCCTACTCCCAGGTGCTGGACTTCCCGCGTTTCCGGCAGATCGCCGACAAGGTCGGTGCCTACCTGTTCGTCGACATGGCCCACGTCGCCGGCCTGGTGGCGGCAGGCCTGTATCCCAACCCGCTGCCTTACGCCGATGTGGTCACCACCACCACCCACAAGACCCTGCGCGGGCCGCGTGGCGGTTTGATTCTGGCCAATGCCGACGCGGAGCTTGAGAAAAAACTCAACGCAGCGGTGTTCCCAGGCGGGCAGGGTGGGCCGCTGATGCATGTGATCGCGGCCAAGGCGGTGTGCTTCAAGGAAGCCCTGGAGCCTGGGTTCAAGGATTACCAGCAGCAGGTCATCAACAACGCACAGGCCATGGCACAGGTGTTCAAACAGCGTGGTTTCGACGTGGTCTCGGGCGGTACCGAAAATCACCTGTTCCTGGTCAGCCTGATCCGCCAGGGCATCACCGGCAAGGACGCCGACGCCGCGCTGGGCCGTGCGCACATCACGGTGAACAAGAACGCCGTGCCCAACGATCCGCAGTCGCCGTTCGTCACCTCTGGCCTGCGCATCGGCACCCCGGCGGTGACCACCCGAGGCCTCAAGGAGCCAGAGTGCCGCGCATTGGCGACCTGGATCTGCGACATCCTCGACCACCTCGGCGATGCCGACGTCGAGGCCCAGGTGGCTCGGTCGGTGGCCAAGCTGTGCGCGGAACATCCGGTCTATCGCGGCTGA